The following are encoded in a window of Corynebacterium argentoratense DSM 44202 genomic DNA:
- a CDS encoding DUF3263 domain-containing protein, producing the protein MLSERDAELLAFEQQAGVRNPGAKEELIVRRFGISPVRYYQRLNQLVDCPDAWEAHPLLMGRLARIRDRRARDRYDSAHE; encoded by the coding sequence ATGCTCAGCGAACGCGATGCCGAACTATTGGCCTTTGAACAGCAGGCGGGTGTACGCAACCCGGGTGCGAAGGAAGAGCTCATTGTGCGCAGGTTCGGTATCAGCCCGGTGCGTTATTATCAGCGGCTCAACCAGCTGGTTGATTGCCCAGATGCATGGGAGGCGCACCCATTGTTGATGGGTAGGCTCGCGCGCATTCGTGATCGGCGGGCCCGCGACCGCTACGATAGTGCCCATGAGTAA
- a CDS encoding peptide deformylase, producing the protein MTIRAIVINGDPVLHTPTAPVERFDDELRQLVDDMFDTMDRAHGVGLAANQIGVGLRVFVFDCPTDLDDPSAPNLRGVVINPKLEVNGEPEKDEEGCLSLPGASFPTERMSWARVTGVDVAGEPVAYEGSGFFARCLQHECGHLDGFVYTDVLKGRWKKAAAKAIRREGWTDAGLTWMPGVDPDPFGHED; encoded by the coding sequence ATGACTATTCGCGCGATCGTTATCAATGGTGACCCGGTGCTCCACACCCCTACTGCCCCGGTGGAGCGTTTCGATGACGAACTACGCCAACTGGTCGACGACATGTTCGACACCATGGATCGCGCCCACGGCGTGGGTTTGGCGGCCAACCAGATTGGCGTCGGTCTGCGGGTGTTCGTCTTCGACTGCCCCACGGACCTGGACGATCCTTCAGCACCTAACCTCCGCGGCGTCGTTATTAATCCCAAGCTGGAGGTCAATGGTGAACCCGAAAAGGATGAAGAAGGCTGTTTGTCGCTGCCCGGCGCGTCCTTCCCCACCGAGCGTATGTCGTGGGCTCGCGTCACGGGTGTTGACGTCGCGGGGGAACCTGTGGCCTATGAGGGTTCCGGTTTTTTCGCCCGCTGTTTGCAGCATGAGTGTGGGCACTTGGATGGTTTTGTCTACACCGATGTGTTGAAGGGTCGGTGGAAGAAGGCTGCGGCGAAGGCAATTCGTCGCGAGGGGTGGACGGATGCTGGCCTGACGTGGATGCCTGGGGTGGATCCGGATCCCTTTGGTCACGAAGACTAG